The following are encoded together in the Vibrio zhugei genome:
- a CDS encoding IS3 family transposase (programmed frameshift), whose product MKKSRYTETQIVKILKEVEGGRLIKEVCREYGISDATYYNWKSKYGGMEASDVKRLKELEDENRRLKSMFAELSLEHRILKDIIEKKPVKPAIRRELVDYVRQVHKVSLRLACRAVGISDSVYRYQPKASDDQEVISALQQAVERYPAYGFGLLLKILRRWGKTWNHKRIYRIYCELKLNKRRKGKKRLPNRHPEPLSVPLSENRCWSIDFMSDSLQCGRRFRTFNVVDDFNREALAIDVDLSLPTQRVVRVLERVIAWRGYPEKLRMDNGPEFISTTLATWAEKHDVQLEFIQPGKPTQNSYIERFNRTYRTEILDMYVFKTLTEVRELTEDWIREYNEERPHGALNDLTPWEYLMKYERVENSNYECN is encoded by the exons ATGAAAAAATCACGCTATACCGAAACACAGATCGTGAAAATTTTGAAAGAAGTCGAAGGTGGTCGCCTTATCAAGGAAGTCTGCCGAGAATACGGAATATCTGATGCCACTTATTACAACTGGAAATCTAAATATGGTGGTATGGAAGCATCGGACGTTAAACGGTTAAAAGAGCTGGAAGACGAAAATCGTCGTCTTAAATCGATGTTTGCCGAGCTGAGCTTAGAGCACCGAATTCTCAAAGATATCATCGAAAAAAAGC CTGTAAAGCCAGCGATAAGACGTGAACTGGTTGACTATGTACGCCAGGTACACAAAGTCAGTTTGCGTCTAGCATGTCGCGCAGTTGGCATCAGTGATTCGGTTTATCGATATCAGCCTAAAGCGAGCGATGACCAAGAAGTGATAAGTGCATTACAACAAGCCGTTGAGCGCTATCCAGCATACGGCTTTGGTTTATTACTCAAGATCCTTCGTCGCTGGGGTAAGACATGGAATCATAAGAGGATTTATCGGATTTACTGCGAGTTGAAACTCAATAAACGCCGTAAAGGGAAAAAGCGTCTGCCAAATCGTCACCCAGAGCCACTGAGTGTACCGTTGTCAGAGAACCGGTGCTGGTCAATCGATTTTATGAGTGACAGCTTACAATGTGGACGTCGATTCCGAACCTTCAATGTGGTGGATGATTTTAATCGAGAAGCGTTGGCCATCGACGTTGATCTGAGTTTACCCACTCAGCGAGTAGTTCGAGTGCTTGAACGAGTCATTGCTTGGCGAGGCTACCCTGAGAAACTACGAATGGACAACGGCCCTGAGTTTATCTCCACAACATTAGCAACGTGGGCAGAAAAGCACGATGTTCAGTTGGAATTTATCCAACCAGGAAAACCCACTCAAAACTCGTACATTGAACGATTTAATCGCACATACCGCACTGAAATTCTGGATATGTACGTCTTCAAAACACTAACGGAAGTTCGAGAATTAACGGAAGACTGGATCAGAGAATACAACGAAGAGCGTCCTCATGGTGCACTGAATGATCTGACCCCATGGGAATATTTAATGAAATATGAACGGGTTGAAAACTCTAATTATGAGTGTAACTAA
- the ppsA gene encoding phosphoenolpyruvate synthase, with product MQNNTLWYNGLSMEDVDKVGGKNASLGEMVSNLANAGVSVPNGFATTSYAFNQFLDFEGLDKRIHQLLDDLDTNDLDALRKTGATIRQWVLDAPFPDDLERDIRDNYEKLVEGNPELSVAVRSSATAEDLPDASFAGQQETFLNVKGIEAVLEATKHVYASLFNDRAISYRVHQGFDHRGIALSAGIQRMVRSDKAASGVMFTLDTESGFDQVVFITSAWGLGEMVVQGAVNPDEFYVHKPLLETSQSPIVKKTFGSKHIKMIYSASQEIGKQVEIVDTSEQERSEFSLTDEEIKELAKQAMIIEKHYQRPMDIEWAKDGVDGKMYIVQARPETICSQNAQNVIERYELNSKAEVLIEGRAIGQRIGSGTVRLVDSLEQMSLVQKGDILVTDMTDPDWEPVMKIASAIVTNRGGRTCHAAIIARELGIPAIVGCGNATSTLTDGATVTVSCSEGETGYVYDGLLDFDVRRSSVDELPLLPTKVMMNVGNPDRAFDFAQIPNEGVGLARLEFIINKMIGIHPKALLNFDAQSDELKAEITQRIRGYKDPIDFYVSKLTEGIATIAAAFWPKRVIVRMSDFKSNEYSNLVGGSHYEPHEENPMLGFRGASRYISPVFEECFELETQAVKRVRNDMGLKNVEVMIPFVRTPSEAASVIDLLAKFGLRRGDQGLKVIMMCELPSNAVLADEFLKYFDGFSIGSNDMTQLTLGLDRDSGDVAHLFDERNPAVKVMLKMAIEAATKAGKYIGICGQGPSDHEDLAEWLMEQGISSVSLNPDTVIDTWIKLGQVANVIIP from the coding sequence ATGCAAAATAACACGCTCTGGTATAATGGCCTGTCCATGGAAGATGTCGACAAAGTCGGCGGAAAAAACGCATCACTTGGCGAAATGGTGTCCAATCTCGCTAACGCTGGTGTTTCTGTCCCGAATGGTTTTGCGACCACCTCATACGCATTCAATCAGTTTCTCGACTTTGAAGGCTTAGACAAGCGCATACATCAGTTGCTTGATGATTTGGATACCAACGATTTGGATGCCTTGCGCAAAACAGGGGCAACCATTCGTCAATGGGTTCTGGATGCGCCTTTCCCTGACGATTTGGAACGCGATATCCGCGATAATTACGAAAAGCTGGTGGAAGGCAACCCTGAATTGTCAGTCGCGGTGCGCTCTTCGGCAACGGCAGAAGATCTGCCAGATGCCTCATTCGCCGGTCAGCAGGAAACTTTCCTGAACGTGAAAGGGATTGAGGCGGTGCTGGAAGCGACCAAACACGTGTACGCGTCGCTGTTTAACGACCGTGCGATTTCTTATCGTGTGCATCAGGGGTTTGACCACCGCGGTATCGCGCTCTCGGCCGGTATCCAGCGTATGGTACGTTCGGATAAAGCCGCTTCTGGTGTCATGTTCACGCTTGATACCGAATCGGGTTTCGATCAAGTCGTCTTCATCACATCCGCTTGGGGGCTGGGCGAGATGGTGGTGCAGGGGGCGGTTAACCCAGATGAGTTTTACGTGCACAAGCCGCTGCTTGAGACTAGCCAATCTCCCATCGTGAAGAAAACCTTCGGCTCAAAACACATTAAAATGATTTACTCTGCAAGCCAAGAAATTGGTAAGCAGGTCGAGATTGTGGATACCTCAGAGCAAGAGCGCAGCGAGTTTTCACTGACTGACGAAGAAATCAAAGAACTGGCCAAACAGGCGATGATCATCGAGAAGCACTACCAGCGTCCGATGGACATTGAGTGGGCCAAAGATGGCGTGGATGGCAAAATGTACATTGTTCAGGCGCGCCCAGAGACGATTTGCTCGCAAAATGCACAAAACGTTATCGAACGTTACGAGCTAAACAGCAAAGCTGAAGTTTTGATTGAAGGGCGTGCTATCGGTCAGCGTATCGGCAGCGGCACGGTGCGTTTGGTCGATTCGCTGGAGCAGATGTCACTGGTGCAAAAAGGCGACATTTTGGTCACCGACATGACCGATCCAGATTGGGAGCCGGTCATGAAAATCGCCTCGGCGATCGTCACTAACCGTGGCGGTCGTACCTGTCACGCCGCCATCATCGCCCGTGAATTAGGCATTCCGGCTATCGTTGGTTGCGGCAATGCCACCAGTACGTTAACCGATGGGGCCACGGTTACCGTGTCGTGTTCAGAAGGTGAAACCGGCTATGTGTATGATGGGTTGCTCGATTTTGACGTGCGCCGCTCTTCCGTTGATGAACTGCCATTGCTGCCAACCAAAGTCATGATGAACGTAGGTAACCCCGACCGCGCCTTCGATTTTGCGCAAATTCCCAATGAAGGAGTAGGGCTGGCACGTTTGGAATTTATCATCAACAAGATGATTGGTATTCACCCGAAAGCATTGCTGAACTTCGACGCGCAGAGCGATGAACTCAAAGCCGAGATCACCCAGCGCATTCGCGGTTACAAAGATCCGATCGATTTCTACGTCAGCAAACTGACCGAAGGCATCGCGACCATCGCCGCGGCTTTCTGGCCAAAACGTGTCATCGTACGTATGTCCGATTTCAAATCAAACGAATACAGTAATTTGGTCGGGGGAAGTCACTACGAACCACACGAAGAAAATCCTATGTTGGGATTCCGGGGTGCCTCGCGTTACATTTCGCCCGTGTTTGAGGAATGTTTCGAACTTGAAACTCAGGCGGTGAAGCGTGTGCGTAACGACATGGGACTGAAAAACGTGGAAGTTATGATTCCGTTTGTGCGAACACCAAGCGAAGCCGCATCGGTTATTGATCTGCTTGCTAAATTTGGTCTGCGCCGCGGCGATCAAGGACTGAAAGTGATCATGATGTGTGAACTGCCATCCAATGCGGTATTGGCGGATGAGTTCCTCAAATACTTTGATGGCTTCTCTATTGGCTCCAACGATATGACTCAGTTGACCCTTGGTCTTGACCGGGATTCCGGCGATGTGGCGCATCTGTTTGATGAGCGCAACCCAGCGGTGAAAGTGATGCTCAAGATGGCGATCGAGGCGGCCACCAAAGCCGGTAAATACATTGGCATCTGTGGCCAAGGCCCCTCAGATCATGAAGATCTGGCTGAATGGCTGATGGAACAGGGTATCAGTTCGGTGTCCCTCAACCCAGATACTGTGATTGATACGTGGATCAAACTGGGCCAAGTTGCCAATGTAATCATCCCCTAA
- the ppsR gene encoding posphoenolpyruvate synthetase regulatory kinase/phosphorylase PpsR translates to MQTESQSRDVFYVSDGTAITCETVGHVVLGQFPFRANEQTFPFIESNDKLSELIRQIEQSFARHGVRPLVFFSMVVPELRERLQNAPAYCYDVLGSIVQNIQADTQMDPVPQLQRSRSVGKDTNTYFDRIAAIEYTLAHDDGVSLKGLEQADIILLGVSRSGKTPTSLYMAMQFGLRVVNYPFIADDIRALRLLPEFEMHRHKLFGLTIDAERLTEIRENRMAGSTYASTQQCQTELATVESLFRREAVPYINTSSLSVEEISARILEKSGLKRRLF, encoded by the coding sequence ATGCAGACAGAAAGTCAAAGTCGTGATGTATTCTACGTTTCCGATGGAACGGCCATCACTTGCGAAACCGTCGGTCACGTTGTGCTTGGGCAATTCCCATTTCGCGCCAACGAACAAACCTTCCCGTTTATTGAATCCAACGACAAACTGAGCGAGCTTATCAGGCAAATTGAGCAATCTTTTGCGCGTCATGGCGTCCGTCCGCTGGTATTTTTTTCTATGGTGGTGCCTGAGCTGCGTGAACGTCTGCAAAATGCCCCCGCATACTGTTACGATGTATTAGGCAGCATAGTGCAGAACATTCAAGCTGACACGCAAATGGATCCTGTGCCGCAACTGCAACGTTCACGCAGTGTCGGCAAAGACACCAATACCTATTTTGATCGCATTGCCGCGATCGAATATACATTGGCGCATGATGACGGGGTGTCTCTCAAAGGTCTGGAACAGGCGGATATTATTCTGCTCGGCGTATCCCGCAGCGGTAAAACCCCAACTAGCCTCTACATGGCCATGCAGTTTGGTCTGCGTGTGGTCAACTATCCGTTCATTGCTGATGATATCCGAGCTCTGCGTTTGCTGCCTGAATTTGAAATGCATCGCCACAAACTGTTTGGCCTGACGATTGACGCTGAGCGTTTAACCGAGATTCGTGAAAATCGCATGGCGGGCAGTACCTATGCCAGTACTCAGCAGTGCCAGACTGAACTCGCCACCGTAGAGAGCCTGTTCCGGCGTGAAGCCGTTCCCTACATCAATACGTCATCACTGTCGGTTGAAGAAATTTCTGCCCGTATTCTAGAAAAATCCGGCCTCAAACGCCGTTTATTCTGA
- the groL gene encoding chaperonin GroEL (60 kDa chaperone family; promotes refolding of misfolded polypeptides especially under stressful conditions; forms two stacked rings of heptamers to form a barrel-shaped 14mer; ends can be capped by GroES; misfolded proteins enter the barrel where they are refolded when GroES binds), whose amino-acid sequence MAAKDVRFGNDARIKMLEGVNVLADAVKVTLGPKGRNVVLDKSFGAPTITKDGVSVAREIELEDKFQNMGAQMVKEVASQANDAAGDGTTTATVLAQAIVSEGLKAVAAGMNPMDLKRGIEKAVTHAVEELKKLSVDCTESSAIAQVGTISANSDSTVGALIAEAMDKVGRDGVITVEEGQGLQDELDVVEGMQFDRGYLSPYFINNQESGSVDLESPFILLVDKKVSNIRELLPVLEAVAKTSRPLLIIAEDVEGEALATLVVNNMRGIVKVAAVKAPGFGDRRKAMLQDIAILTGGTVISEEIGLEVEKAALEDLGQAKRVTITKESSTIINGAGEQDMIEGRVVQIRQQIEDATSDYDKEKLQERVAKLAGGVAVIKVGAATEVEMKEKKDRVEDALHATRAAVEEGVVAGGGVALIRAASKLADLTGDNEEQNVGIRVALRAMESPIRQIVKNAGDEESVVANNVKAGEGNYGYNAATGEYGDMIAMGILDPTKVTRSALQFASSVAALMITTEAMVTDLPQKDAGAAPDMGGMGGMGGMGGMM is encoded by the coding sequence ATGGCTGCTAAAGACGTAAGATTTGGTAATGATGCACGCATAAAAATGCTAGAAGGTGTCAATGTTCTAGCGGACGCAGTAAAAGTAACGTTAGGTCCAAAAGGACGCAATGTTGTGCTCGATAAATCTTTCGGCGCTCCAACGATTACGAAAGACGGTGTGTCTGTTGCGCGTGAAATTGAACTGGAAGACAAATTCCAGAACATGGGCGCACAAATGGTGAAAGAAGTCGCTTCTCAAGCCAACGATGCTGCGGGTGACGGTACCACAACCGCAACTGTACTTGCACAAGCTATCGTCAGTGAAGGTCTGAAAGCCGTTGCGGCGGGCATGAACCCAATGGATCTCAAACGTGGTATCGAAAAAGCGGTAACACACGCGGTTGAAGAATTGAAAAAACTGTCTGTTGATTGTACTGAATCAAGCGCAATTGCACAGGTAGGGACTATCTCTGCAAACTCTGACTCAACAGTCGGTGCACTGATTGCAGAAGCGATGGATAAAGTGGGTCGTGATGGTGTTATCACGGTAGAAGAAGGTCAAGGTCTGCAAGACGAACTTGATGTTGTTGAAGGTATGCAGTTCGATCGCGGTTACCTATCTCCTTACTTCATCAATAACCAAGAATCTGGCTCTGTCGATCTAGAAAGCCCATTCATCCTATTGGTTGATAAGAAAGTGTCGAACATTCGTGAACTTCTTCCTGTATTGGAAGCGGTAGCGAAAACGTCTCGTCCTCTACTTATCATTGCTGAAGATGTGGAAGGCGAAGCACTGGCAACGCTGGTTGTGAACAACATGCGTGGCATCGTGAAAGTCGCTGCAGTGAAAGCACCTGGTTTTGGCGACCGTCGTAAAGCGATGCTGCAAGACATCGCGATTCTTACTGGTGGTACGGTTATCTCTGAAGAAATCGGCCTAGAAGTAGAAAAAGCGGCACTTGAAGATCTTGGTCAAGCGAAACGTGTCACCATTACGAAAGAAAGCAGCACGATTATCAACGGTGCTGGCGAACAAGACATGATCGAAGGTCGTGTTGTGCAAATTCGTCAACAAATCGAAGATGCAACGTCTGACTACGATAAAGAAAAACTGCAAGAGCGTGTTGCCAAATTGGCTGGCGGTGTTGCGGTTATCAAAGTAGGCGCAGCCACTGAAGTTGAAATGAAAGAGAAAAAAGACCGTGTTGAAGATGCGCTACATGCCACTCGCGCGGCCGTAGAAGAAGGTGTTGTTGCTGGTGGTGGTGTGGCACTTATCCGTGCGGCGTCTAAGCTTGCAGACCTAACTGGCGATAACGAAGAGCAAAATGTTGGTATTCGCGTTGCACTGCGTGCGATGGAATCCCCAATCCGTCAAATCGTTAAGAACGCGGGTGACGAAGAGTCAGTAGTTGCCAATAACGTGAAAGCGGGCGAAGGTAACTACGGTTACAACGCAGCAACTGGTGAATACGGCGACATGATCGCAATGGGTATCTTGGATCCAACTAAAGTAACCCGTAGCGCACTACAATTTGCTTCTTCTGTTGCAGCTCTAATGATTACAACTGAAGCGATGGTGACTGACTTACCACAAAAAGATGCCGGTGCAGCCCCTGATATGGGCGGTATGGGTGGCATGGGCGGAATGGGCGGCATGATGTAA
- a CDS encoding co-chaperone GroES — MNIRPLHDRVIVERKEVESKSAGGIVLTGSAAEKSTRGEVIAVGKGRILENGTVLPLDVKVGDTVIFSEGYGTKSEKIEGKDVLILSENDILAIVE; from the coding sequence ATGAACATTCGTCCATTACATGACAGAGTTATCGTTGAACGCAAAGAAGTTGAATCAAAATCGGCTGGCGGCATTGTTTTAACAGGCTCTGCGGCAGAAAAATCGACCCGTGGTGAAGTTATCGCAGTCGGTAAAGGTCGTATTCTAGAAAACGGTACAGTGTTACCTCTGGATGTAAAAGTCGGTGATACGGTTATCTTCAGTGAAGGCTACGGTACTAAATCAGAAAAAATTGAAGGCAAGGATGTCTTGATTTTGTCAGAAAACGATATTCTGGCGATCGTTGAGTAA
- a CDS encoding helix-turn-helix transcriptional regulator, giving the protein MKTVDKILHTIKREGVVTAKQLADDLNITTMGARQHLQSLEEEGVLAFHDVKAKVGRPTRHWSLTQVGHDKFADRHSELTIQVIEAVEQLFGADGLAKVTAEREAKTLHTYRQAMQSCDSIDSKLRRLVELRESEGYMAEYEATEDGYMLYENHCPICKAAKTCRNLCESELTIFQTLLGEECLVTRTEHIIDGHRRCAYHIIVRD; this is encoded by the coding sequence ATGAAAACCGTTGACAAAATTTTGCACACGATTAAACGTGAAGGTGTAGTCACCGCAAAACAACTTGCCGACGATCTGAATATCACCACCATGGGCGCTCGTCAGCATTTACAAAGTTTAGAAGAAGAAGGCGTGTTAGCGTTCCATGATGTCAAAGCGAAAGTGGGTCGCCCAACCCGTCACTGGTCTTTAACGCAAGTTGGCCATGATAAATTCGCCGATAGACACAGCGAATTGACCATTCAAGTGATTGAGGCGGTGGAACAATTATTTGGCGCCGACGGGCTTGCTAAAGTGACCGCCGAGCGAGAAGCGAAAACCTTACACACCTACCGACAAGCGATGCAGTCTTGTGACTCAATCGACAGTAAACTCCGTCGATTGGTGGAACTGCGCGAAAGCGAAGGGTACATGGCGGAATATGAAGCCACAGAAGACGGTTACATGCTGTATGAGAATCACTGCCCTATCTGCAAAGCGGCCAAGACCTGTCGAAATTTGTGCGAGTCTGAATTGACCATTTTCCAAACCTTGCTGGGCGAGGAGTGCCTAGTGACTCGTACCGAGCACATCATTGATGGTCACAGACGATGTGCCTATCACATTATCGTGCGTGACTGA
- a CDS encoding DUF805 domain-containing protein: protein MKVKWLLFSFEGRVPRQIFWIWNAVYYGVIIFSLTFVSPFIPTMSAYVMPVVLLVLLIPDLAVTAKRWHDRNKSNKWLLLSMPLIISRLMMPGQMVDDASMAVGPSTATQLLSFFSLLCGLVILIECGLRKGNPLENRYGEPYEHEQNHEKEPSI, encoded by the coding sequence ATGAAGGTAAAGTGGCTGCTTTTTTCATTTGAAGGCCGGGTGCCAAGGCAGATTTTTTGGATATGGAATGCGGTCTATTATGGGGTGATTATCTTCAGTTTGACGTTTGTCTCGCCTTTTATTCCGACGATGTCCGCTTATGTGATGCCCGTGGTTTTACTGGTGTTATTGATTCCCGATTTAGCGGTGACGGCGAAGCGCTGGCATGATCGTAATAAGAGCAACAAGTGGTTATTACTCAGCATGCCTTTGATCATCAGCCGCTTAATGATGCCGGGACAAATGGTGGATGACGCGTCAATGGCGGTTGGCCCTTCGACCGCGACGCAACTCTTGTCATTTTTTAGTTTGCTGTGCGGATTGGTGATTTTAATTGAATGTGGTTTACGCAAAGGGAACCCATTAGAGAATCGTTATGGTGAGCCTTACGAGCACGAACAGAATCATGAAAAAGAGCCCTCCATTTGA
- a CDS encoding 5-carboxymethyl-2-hydroxymuconate Delta-isomerase, with product MPNLIMEYTDSVEERVNVPKLLEDLHLLTLKSGLFAKEDVKSRAIRCHDWLLGEEQDSQDFIHITLEMLSGRTEEQKRALLEPLMAVLQQEASQIRSLSINMRDMDKQTFMKTTNEL from the coding sequence ATGCCGAATTTAATTATGGAGTACACAGATTCTGTCGAAGAGCGCGTTAATGTACCCAAACTATTAGAAGATTTGCATCTGTTAACACTCAAGAGCGGGTTATTTGCGAAAGAGGACGTCAAATCGCGTGCGATACGTTGCCATGATTGGCTGTTGGGAGAAGAGCAAGATTCACAAGATTTTATTCATATCACGTTGGAAATGTTAAGTGGCCGAACCGAGGAGCAAAAGCGGGCGCTGCTTGAGCCACTGATGGCCGTGCTCCAACAGGAAGCGAGTCAAATTCGTAGTTTGAGTATTAATATGCGCGATATGGATAAACAGACGTTTATGAAAACAACCAACGAGTTGTGA
- the tpiA gene encoding triose-phosphate isomerase has product MRRPVVMGNWKLNGNKAMVTELLNGLNTATADIDGVDIVVAPPALYIDQAERLIKEGGNKLILGAQNTDINNSGAFTGDMSPEMLKDFGATHIIIGHSERREYHEESDEFVAKKFAFLKDNGLTPVLCIGESDAQNEAGETEAVVSRQIDAVINHCGIEAFNGAIVAYEPIWAIGTGKAATADDAQRIHAFIRSHIAKHDAAVAEQLIIQYGGSVKPENAQSYFQNPDIDGALVGGASLKADSFAAIAAAAAEAKKA; this is encoded by the coding sequence ATGCGTCGTCCTGTAGTGATGGGTAACTGGAAACTAAACGGTAACAAAGCAATGGTTACTGAACTTCTTAACGGACTAAACACTGCAACTGCCGATATTGATGGTGTTGATATCGTGGTTGCTCCACCCGCGCTTTATATTGATCAAGCAGAGCGTTTGATTAAAGAAGGCGGTAATAAGCTCATTCTTGGTGCACAAAATACTGACATCAACAACAGCGGTGCGTTCACTGGAGATATGTCTCCTGAAATGCTGAAAGATTTTGGCGCAACTCATATCATCATTGGCCACTCAGAGCGTCGTGAGTACCACGAAGAATCTGATGAATTCGTTGCCAAGAAATTTGCTTTCCTAAAAGACAATGGTCTAACGCCTGTACTATGTATCGGTGAATCAGACGCACAAAACGAAGCTGGCGAAACCGAAGCTGTAGTTTCTCGCCAAATTGATGCCGTCATCAATCATTGTGGTATTGAAGCATTCAACGGTGCGATCGTCGCGTACGAACCTATCTGGGCAATCGGTACTGGTAAAGCCGCAACTGCCGATGATGCACAGCGTATCCATGCCTTCATCCGTTCTCACATCGCAAAACACGATGCTGCAGTTGCTGAGCAACTGATCATCCAATACGGTGGCTCGGTTAAACCTGAAAACGCACAATCTTACTTCCAAAACCCAGATATCGATGGTGCTTTGGTCGGTGGTGCGTCTCTTAAAGCAGACAGCTTTGCAGCTATCGCTGCTGCTGCGGCTGAAGCGAAAAAAGCGTAA
- a CDS encoding MATE family efflux transporter, which produces MLDKHGLLSAPISVVLRKMAVPTSLGMLAILMFNLVDTFFISLLGTAPLAAVSFTFPITFALNCIGMGLGVGVSTHVGRLLGKGQHRQAALLTTHGLLLTFTLIALTSLLGRLTIEPLFSLLGANTTLLPLIEQYMSIWYVTIPLLIVPMVGSSAIRSSGDTKAPAIIMIGSGLINGALDPLLIFGYGPFPKLGIQGAAIASSIAWLFAFLGIMFVLITRKYLLCRPQSASLIRHWRCILKIGTPAGCSTAMTPLFGAIIMSILSQHGNAAVAAYGAAQRIESILILVTMSLTSALTPFMSQNFGAHNPQRSFAGLFLSMRFSLLFQLGLCILLLPVATGLAALFSDDHQVQHHLSQYLVLVPLSYGFQGVVMMLICALNALHQPNRALIWSVIRLFVLSLPCAWLGSYLYDAEGLFAGTAIGNVLGGVLGYLYALKLKHHHTFQRDAAPE; this is translated from the coding sequence ATGTTAGATAAACACGGACTCCTATCCGCCCCCATCAGTGTTGTATTACGTAAGATGGCGGTTCCAACCTCGCTTGGAATGTTAGCAATATTGATGTTCAATCTGGTCGATACCTTTTTTATCTCGCTATTAGGCACCGCACCACTAGCCGCGGTCAGTTTTACCTTTCCCATCACTTTCGCACTGAACTGCATCGGTATGGGGTTAGGTGTGGGCGTCTCTACGCATGTTGGTCGGTTGCTTGGCAAAGGTCAGCACCGCCAAGCCGCACTGTTGACCACTCACGGTCTATTACTGACTTTCACGCTTATTGCTCTCACTTCTTTACTCGGACGCCTCACTATTGAGCCACTGTTCTCGTTGCTCGGTGCGAACACCACACTGCTTCCTCTGATAGAGCAATACATGTCAATCTGGTATGTCACCATCCCCTTGCTGATTGTTCCTATGGTGGGGAGCAGCGCCATTCGCTCCAGTGGCGATACCAAAGCCCCTGCGATCATTATGATCGGCTCAGGACTCATCAATGGGGCGCTCGACCCACTGCTTATTTTTGGATATGGGCCTTTTCCTAAGTTAGGCATTCAAGGCGCGGCGATCGCGAGCAGTATTGCCTGGCTTTTTGCGTTTTTAGGCATCATGTTTGTGTTAATCACTCGCAAATACCTATTATGCCGCCCGCAAAGCGCATCGCTCATTCGGCATTGGCGCTGTATTTTAAAAATAGGTACCCCCGCTGGGTGCTCAACCGCCATGACCCCTCTATTTGGCGCGATCATCATGAGCATACTCTCCCAGCATGGCAATGCGGCGGTAGCGGCCTATGGCGCTGCTCAACGCATTGAATCGATTCTGATTTTGGTCACCATGTCGTTAACCTCGGCCTTGACCCCGTTCATGTCGCAAAACTTCGGTGCCCACAATCCACAACGCAGCTTTGCGGGGCTGTTTCTCAGCATGCGTTTTAGTTTGCTGTTTCAGCTAGGGCTATGCATTCTACTACTGCCCGTGGCTACTGGCTTAGCGGCTCTGTTCTCTGACGATCATCAAGTCCAGCATCATCTGAGCCAATATCTGGTATTGGTTCCATTAAGCTACGGTTTTCAAGGTGTTGTCATGATGCTGATTTGTGCATTGAATGCCCTGCACCAGCCAAATCGTGCTCTGATATGGAGTGTCATTCGTTTGTTTGTGTTGTCGCTGCCATGCGCATGGTTAGGCTCATATCTGTATGATGCTGAGGGACTCTTTGCCGGTACGGCAATCGGAAATGTATTAGGTGGGGTGTTGGGTTATCTCTATGCACTGAAGCTCAAACATCATCATACATTCCAGCGTGATGCAGCACCCGAGTAG
- the rraA gene encoding ribonuclease E activity regulator RraA gives MEYNTSALCDVYLDQVDVVEPLFSNFGGSASFAGQITTVKCFEDNGLIRTTLEQDGVGRVLLVDGGGSLRRALIDAELAALAEENEWEGIVVYGSVREVDDLEEMSIGIQAMASIPVAAAGLATGEVDVAVNFGGVTFLPEDYVYADNTGIILSQEPLNMDTVDDGEEDDSVFDELETV, from the coding sequence ATGGAATACAACACCTCTGCACTATGTGATGTTTATCTTGATCAAGTAGATGTCGTGGAACCTCTTTTCAGTAATTTTGGAGGCAGTGCATCCTTTGCCGGACAAATCACCACAGTCAAATGTTTTGAAGATAACGGTTTGATTCGCACGACATTAGAGCAAGATGGTGTCGGACGTGTTTTATTGGTCGATGGCGGCGGTTCCTTGCGCCGAGCACTGATTGATGCTGAGTTAGCTGCATTAGCAGAAGAAAATGAATGGGAAGGCATTGTCGTTTATGGCAGTGTGCGTGAAGTCGATGATTTAGAAGAAATGAGCATCGGCATTCAGGCGATGGCTTCGATTCCAGTAGCCGCGGCTGGCCTCGCAACAGGGGAAGTCGATGTGGCCGTGAATTTCGGTGGCGTGACCTTCTTACCGGAAGATTATGTGTACGCGGATAATACCGGTATTATTCTGTCGCAAGAGCCATTAAATATGGACACGGTGGATGATGGTGAAGAAGACGATAGCGTGTTTGATGAGCTAGAGACGGTATAG